In Nicotiana tabacum cultivar K326 chromosome 19, ASM71507v2, whole genome shotgun sequence, one DNA window encodes the following:
- the LOC107775595 gene encoding uncharacterized protein LOC107775595: MLRWRTSASRSMICKRWFSSSNNDKIVASVLFERLPVVVPKIDPTVYAFQEFSFRWRQQYRREYPESFLKKSDTRGKGDYQIDYKPAPRISEADKTNDQRSLQRALDRRLYLLVHGTTHGSHSGMPVWHFPEKVYESEETLRKCAESALEFVIGDLSHSYFVGNAPMGHMVTKPTEDKEIPSIKRFFFKSQVIAINKFDIRKCDDFVWVTKDELLEYFPEQAEFLNKMIIS; this comes from the exons atgcTGAGGTGGCGTACGTCTGCGAGTCGATCTATGATATGTAAGCGGTGGTTTTCTTCATCGAACAATGATAAAATTGTGGCTTCTGTGTTGTTCGAGAGATTACCAGTTGTTGTTCCCAAAATCGATCCAACTGTATATGCTTTTCAAGAATTTTC GTTTCGTTGGAGGCAGCAGTATCGGCGGGAGTATCCAGAAAGTTTTCTGAAGAAATCTGATACCAG GGGAAAAGGTGATTATCAAATTGATTATAAACCAGCTCCTCGAATCTCAGAGGCTGATAAAACTAATGATCAAAG ATCATTACAGCGAGCACTAGACAGGAGACTCTATCTTCTTGTCCACGGTACCACACATGGCTCTCATAGTGGAATGCCTGTGTGGCATTTTCCAGAAAAAGTTTATGAGTCTGAAGAGACCCTGCGGAAG TGTGCTGAGTCTGCCCTAGAATTTGTAATTGGAGATCTTTCACATTCATATTTTGTCGGAAATGCCCCCATGGGCCATATGGTGACAAAACCCACTGAAGATAAGGAAATTCCATCAATTAAG CgcttcttcttcaaatcccaAGTTATTGCAATCAACAAATTTGATATTAGGAAGTGTGATGATTTTGTCTGGGTGACAAAAGATGAGTTGTTGGAATACTTTCCTGAGCAAGCTGAATTTCTGAACAAGATGATCATCAGCTGA